The following coding sequences are from one Nicotiana tomentosiformis chromosome 3, ASM39032v3, whole genome shotgun sequence window:
- the LOC138908239 gene encoding uncharacterized protein, producing MVTYKGKEIMGEVNEMNQPGKYHNPEDQKKLKLSKDKRLPPKKPVSAEEAEEQCCKSEQPLDEGANGAVEAANKNIKKSLRKMIQSSRQWHEKPPFALLGYRKTVRTSVEATPYLLVYGTEAVIPAEVEIPSLRIIVEAEIEDDEWVKARLEKLTMIDEKQMVAVCHGQLYQ from the exons ATGGTTACTTACAAAGGGAAAGAGATTATGGGAGAGGTGAACGAAATGAACCAACCTGGGAAGTACCACAACCCAGAAGATCAAAAGAAGTTAAAACTGAGCAAGGATAAACGGCTTCCACCCAAGAAGCCTGTGAGCGCTGAGGAAGCAGAAGA ACAATGTTGCAAATCTGAACAGCCActtgatgagggag ctaatggcgctGTTGAAGCTGCAaataagaatatcaagaagagcctcaggaaaatgattcaaagttctagacaatggcatgaaaagccACCTTTCGCATTATTGGGATATCGTAAAACCGTCCGCACATCAGTTGAGGCTACGccttacttattggtttatggcactgaagccgtaatacctgcagaagttgaaattccctctcttcgaatcattgttgaagctgagatcgaggatgatgaatgggTCAAGGCCCGGTTGGAAAAAttaactatgattgatgaaaagcaaatggtcgcagtttgccacgggcagttgtaccaataa